The genomic region AAAGTCTTCTGTAAAATCGAAAAACCAAAAAAACTAATTTTGCTGAAAAGCTACTATTTTTCAACTAACATATATAAACTGATTTTtcaaatcataatttttttttaccattCATTTAAGGGAATACCATACCTTTTTTACCCTTAAAACTTATCAAAGTTGAAATATTTCAATTTTAGTTCCAATATTTCATAACTGATTTAATTTAACGAATAAGTGTATAATAAAATCAATTTTGGGCTGCAAAAAGTATAATTTTTTGCTCCTTCAAATTTGTGAAAACtgatttttcttttgaaaaagtagtttttctCACAAATTAAGCTGGAATAAATGCACAGGAAAGAAACCATAACAAATTAATGCATTATTATTTATTGCATATGTTTCGGTCGAAAGATGTatcatattttattttgaattgcAGGATAGGTACTAGATCAGGACCTTGGCACTTCCTGAAGGAAAACTATGCACTACTACAATAGTTCCAAGCTATTTCTATCAGTATAAATTTATAGTTCAGTCTCTCACATGCACAGAGTATAGTACAATCCATATTGAAGAGAATAGAATACTCCCCATTCATGGAGTGATCCCATTTTGGTAGGACTTATCTTAATTTGAAAATGTATTCTTTACTTttaatgtatgtatgtatgtatatcatgaaattattttaatcttttagtcgaaattaaaaaattttcttcCAAAAGTATTCTTTCTTCTATTATGGTTTTTTTTTAGATAGCGACAAAAAATCATAATTATAGTGGTCACAATAGCTGTTGTAATGATTTGAGAGTgaaaataatagaataataaaagaaaaaaaaaagagtaattttgaaaaaacaaattgTAATTTTAACCAAATGACTAAAATAAGACGAAATAAAACATTTGGAATAaaaataggaaattaaaataGTGctttaacaataacaataatattaataataataccaGAATGTAGAAGATTCTAATGAAAAACATCCAAATAGACTTTGTGATTAGTAGATTATATTAATTGTAATTCAGCAAAGATTTAACTTTGTACATAGTACATACATAAGCACCAAAGTAAATGCATAACAAATAAAGTTAGAGGCTCCAATCTCCACATAACATTTTATTTATGTTGATAAGTATTTGGTAATAAAACAGAAAACTGGGACACAATGAGTCAATGACATACCATAATGAATGCCTTCATATTAAAATAGGACTCCAAGCTGAATGAAATAGTTTCGGGGAAGCAACTTGAAAGCAACCAATTCATAAAGGGAAAATAGTGAGCGTCACTATTTATACAACATCGTAATTGAACATGTTTAATACTTGGAGGAGGTGATGAAACTTGCAATACGCCCAGGCTTTCTCTAATCTGCAAAATTCTCCGATATACTAGCAAGATAATAAATTTGGAGCATCGATGTTTACCAACTTCAAGTTAGAGCAACGTGATAACTTGAAGAACTTGAGTTGAGGACCTGCAGTATTAATCCTCTCATACTCGAAAATAGAGCAATTATGCAACATCAAACTCTCAAGGAAAGGAATCCTATTAAAATGTTCAAGTAACCATTAGTAGAGAACAGTGCCAGAGCGGGCGCGAGTAAATGGGCagttattaaaatatatttaatggAAGAGTCTAGGGCTAGCAATTTTACTAAATTCAGCAtgtaatcaataaaaaaaaaatgaataattccataaaatttcacaccattaaaaacatcattgataattatttgatgactacaaatcacaaaaatttaaaatcaaatttattgATTGCGTTTGGAAAGTCAAAGTAAAATAAGATTAAGCGTTTCATTTTCAATTGCTATGACAAAAGAACGCATTAATCTTAAAGAGCAATTTGAAAATATGATTTCAAAGACATAATTTATAAATATGACTAGAGCCAAGTTTtcatttaaaatataattataaatattgtctctaaaataaaataaatataatccaaaatataattataaatattgtctccaaaatAACATAAATATAATCTAAAACACTCAATTTTAATCTTCATATTCTTGAAATTTGGATTTTggcaaaaaaattgtaaaaataccccttaTTAAAAAAAGTCCGGCGAAGAAGTCCGTCCACCCCGCCAAATCCCACCAAATcccgcggtttaagcggtgcaAATTAGGCGGGTTTTTGTTCTTTAGTGTTCCCAATTTTTTagcccgacccgccttttttggcgggttacgtaGGCCGGCTTGACGGATTTAGGTCTGTTTGCCACCCCTAGTCAACACACAGGGTGCGTGTTGCAACACACAAGGTGTGTGTTGGACACGTGTCAACATTCTGGTCAATACGAAGACACTTTTTTACACATCCAGTCATCCACAATATTATAATAcacttcaaatatcaatattcaaccaaAATATTATCTTCatctccatattaaaaataattattgcaAATAgatctttaaaatattttatatcgaatgtttttatttttaaagaaattaTGAAATCCTGAACTCTATAAAAAGAAGTATATAAGTTCTTATTTTTAGtgagatttattatttttatttgaacaAATAGATTCTTAAAATTATGATAGAAAAATATATATGTCTTACTTTTGATTTTAAAGATGTCAACGTaatcaatatttttaaaaatcgAAAAAGTTCGAGTAAAATTCTTTAATGACCTATTTAGATAAATActcatattttaataaaaaatatttttaattttacttatttaaaaaattaaaaaatgtaaattttaatttatgtttccctTTCCTAATATGATTTTGTCTCAATTTTCTGTTCATACGAGGAGAATATTTTTTCTAAGAGTTAGTAACCAAAGCCCACGTTAGGTTAGGTAGAGTAATGAGAGAAAACAAGTTCATCGCCTATAAAAGGAGAGCACTTCACCTTTTTAAATTCTAGGAGAAAAGAGCAAACTATTTTTTCGCCTTTTACTAAAGAATACCATGAGAGAGCTCCACAATTCTAATTAAATATTTGTTCTATTTCTTATTTTTATCCATACAAAGATGGTGCTTAGTAGTATAGTTGTGGTTAATTATTATGAGTGAATATTTGAACAAGACATTATTTATAGTTAATTATCATTCAAATCTGGAGATTTAAATATATCAATTATTCCTTTCCCatactttaaaaaataaatagtttAATAGGATGTAGACAAAAGAtagtataaatattttattttcttagtaAAAAAGAGGAATTTATGGTTTTCAATAGGCTAGATAGAACCGgaaaatttttctaaaataaattttaaaaaataattatttttttaatttatttcaaaaaaaatttcgaaagaaCAGCCTATATtgcttttttccctttttcttttcaaataagATATATAATCATTGAGCACAGACCAGTAAATGATTGGTTTGGTCCATCTAACACATTCTAAAGGTATtagttcttttttcttttcttggggTGTCTTTCTAAAGGTATTAGTTAAAATTACTTATCCTAATGTCTAATTTTTCGATATTCTTTATACAAAATATACTTTtaaaaacttgaaatttttaattCTTCAACACATACTTTTCGCATTTAACAACTTAAAAAGTATTGTTAACCAAATCCAAAAAACTAATATTGTATTGCTCCTTTGTGTTCGTAACATGAAAACTTTCATATaatcagaaaataaaaagattaatTGACTTTTCCTTTCTTGAAAATCAATATTTTAGTTCATCTGGCTAAATACACACTCAACAGAATTCAAATTTGTAGGAAAGGCGGGATTGTTGGCTCAAATTGGTGAATATTAAGAAATGTATTCTCTACGCAGCAGGAAAAAATTAACTCatccaaacaaaacaaaacaataagCTTATTGTTATACAGCAATATTGTTTAAGTTACAAGCAAAAATCTAGAGCTAGGTGCAAAATAGGACCCTCAAAATTCTGAATCATGAATGTTCTTCAGCTGAGGGTACCTCATTGAAATCCACTCCCTCTGCAGGCAACTCTGAAGAAAGTGGTCCTAAGATCCCTTCATTGCTAAGAGTTAATCCACTCTGCAattcatataatttttatatattcatCATCAAATTGTGCAAGGATGCCATAAAGGGATCAAAGAAGATATTCAACTCAAAGATGAAATGTAATAACTGAAAGTAAGAATTCCTTTGACATGCAAATGCACATAGAATTTTGTACAAATAAATAATCAATAGCTAGATACCTCTGGCTGGAACCGAAGCATATCAGCACGAGCCATGGCTTCTGCTTGGGCTATTCTCTGTCTGAATGTCTGAGCCATCTCTTCCGCCTATAAGAACAGAATCAGAGTTAAATGTGATCATTCTCATCGAAAATTAAAAATGCTGATGGAAAGTGATGAGGTATATATGATTTATCAAGGTAAAGGAAAAAGGGGGTTTCGGCTTCTTCAAGGATGTCAAAAAAGATGGTAGAAAAAACGACGAAGTTGAAATAAGCAAAACATGTGACATCCTTTCTGAGTTATACCTTCTCAAAGACAAGCTTTGGATTGCGAATCATATCACCAGGTGTGGGTTCCAACTTCTTTGTGGAAAGGCTTACTCGGCCTCTCTCCCGATCATGACTTAGTATCATCACCTAAACAAAGAACAGGTGAGAATTTTCATCTACAAGACAACTGCAATTGTAAGCAAAATGTCCATGTaaatgtaacaaactaacaatatCATAAGAATACCTTCAGAATATCACCAGGTTGAAGAACAGTTGCAATATCAGTTATACGATCGTGACTGATCTGACTGACGTGAAGGAGACCACTGATTCCACCAATGTCAACGAAGGCACCATATGGCTTTAGGCTTTGAACAGTGCCAGTTACTACGGATCCAATTCCCAGCTGTCCCTGGCTGTCAGCAGCGGCTTTACGGTGACTGAGGATAAGTCTGGACTGTTCCTCATCCACCTCCACGAACTTTAGAGGGAGTTCCTTCTCAAGTAGCTCTTCTCCAGATAATTTctaacaagaaaagtaaacagaAGGCTAAGCAATGAAATATGGAAATGAACATTTAAAGAAACTTCTTAGTTAAACATAATAATCTATGGGAACTCGAGGAATACAAGTGGGGTTACTAAACTTGAATTACTTTATTTCAACATTGACAACAATAGAGGGAGATTGCCTCATATTCTCATGCGACTTTCAGATTTTCAGTCTTTGGCATGAAGCATCCCAGTCTGATGATGGTTACAACAAAAAGCCTCAACTAGTCTTAAATGGCCTATATTGAGTATTGACTATTAGTGCGGTCAAAATCAGCGCAACGCTACTAACGTCAAAGTAGGTCAAGAGCTAACCGTTGAAATCTGTGAGAATGGAACAAATCCCTTGAGGCCTTCCACCTCGGCCACCAATCCACCCTTGTTTCCATTGACAATCTGCAAGACGAAGCGTATGCAACCAGTTAATGTAAACatagagaaaattaaacaagTTAATGTAAACATAGAGAAAATTAAACAACTCACAACGGCAGAAACAATACTTGAACTAAACATTGACTAAAATTGAGTTTCTTGGTTTCACTTCACCCACCTTACCCTTGACAACTGCATCTTCTGCTTGAAGTTGCCTACAGCGTTCCCATGCAAGGTCGAACTCAATAGCCTTTAAACTCAAGATCAGGCCATCATCAACTTCATTTTCCCCAATTACTACAAACTCCTCTCTCAAGCCAGGAACTATGCCTGCTTCTTGCACATGCTTAATTCGGTGGATGCATGCCTCTTGCAGAGGCAAATATGCAGTAGACTTTGCAGTAACATCAACATAAGCTCCACTTGCATCTACAGCAAATACCGTGCCCTTAATCTGAAAACAAAAACCCACCACCATTAACCAACTTATTTCCTCAAGGAACAAAACAACACAACACAAAACTCCTTTTCCACTAAATGAATCAAAGTATCAAACTATGTCAATGCCATTGTGTCCTATCATAAAACCTTATGTGAAAAACAGACCATCTTAATCAAACAATTgcaacaacaaaaacaaaaccTTATCCCACTAGGTGGAATTGGATAGGATCAACTGTACCCTATCATATTATTCATATATCATGTTTACAGTTAGGTCCTTTACACCTTGTGTATGAATTTTTTGGTCGTCCTCTACCTACCTTTCGCCACTTGTCTATCTTCTATCCGATTCACACACCTAAGTAGATGCTCTGATCTTCTCTCGAACAATTCAAAACCACCTAGGACGAAATTCAACCTAAACTAAAACAACTATATTTGCAAAAGATGTTGGCTCTGGATCCAATTacctgtttttgtttttcttcataCACAACCAACCATCAATTTCCACAGACACATTAACTAAACATTCTCATTACTCATCAATACACACCATTTCAACAGACTCAATTTAAAGTCATCTTCCACCGAAACCACAAACTACATTTATCAAGTTCAAAACTTTATGCAACCAGTGACAGAACAAACTCCATttcagttaaaaaaaattgaaagaaaaaaaaaaccccaaAGCAAAGCGAGCTGACCTTGGTGCCAACCTCAGAATCAAAATCATACTTTTCAAGAGCTTCAGTGAACTGATCAACGGTGAAGGAAACACCTTCCATGGGAGCAGTGCGGCATCTCTCATAGGCTTGCTCGAAGAGCTCTTTCAGCTTCACTCTCTCTCGGTTCTGCGCATTCGATAAGGCCACCGAACACACCACCGGAAGG from Arachis ipaensis cultivar K30076 chromosome B02, Araip1.1, whole genome shotgun sequence harbors:
- the LOC107625456 gene encoding 30S ribosomal protein S1, chloroplastic — protein: MMSLAQQLSVLRWSPLPSTSFSRPTTTHNRHTRTLLPVVCSVALSNAQNRERVKLKELFEQAYERCRTAPMEGVSFTVDQFTEALEKYDFDSEVGTKIKGTVFAVDASGAYVDVTAKSTAYLPLQEACIHRIKHVQEAGIVPGLREEFVVIGENEVDDGLILSLKAIEFDLAWERCRQLQAEDAVVKGKIVNGNKGGLVAEVEGLKGFVPFSQISTKLSGEELLEKELPLKFVEVDEEQSRLILSHRKAAADSQGQLGIGSVVTGTVQSLKPYGAFVDIGGISGLLHVSQISHDRITDIATVLQPGDILKVMILSHDRERGRVSLSTKKLEPTPGDMIRNPKLVFEKAEEMAQTFRQRIAQAEAMARADMLRFQPESGLTLSNEGILGPLSSELPAEGVDFNEVPSAEEHS